The proteins below are encoded in one region of Podarcis raffonei isolate rPodRaf1 chromosome 8, rPodRaf1.pri, whole genome shotgun sequence:
- the ITPKC gene encoding inositol-trisphosphate 3-kinase C has translation MRTLPLAHELRARLDAAAGLAGAMRKLDRSACRNKPWKKLRNMVQWSPCVVSFRKRYPWVQLAGHAGNFRAGDFGRILKKYCPSEQQCLERLVCDALQPYVPAYYGVVERDGETYIQMEDLLSGFDAPSIMDCKMGVRTYLEEELEKARQQPCPRRDMYDKMVAVDPAAPTAEEHAQSAVLKPRYMQWRETLSSTTTLGFRIEGIKKADGTCNTSFKKTRQPEQVTQAFWDFVDGDRRVLTSYLERLQEVRMALEQSEFFKTHEVVGSSLLFVHDQTGLARVWMIDFGKTVPLPEKQTLTHRLPWQEGNREDGYLWGLDNLVAILERMLGE, from the exons ATGCGGACGCTCCCTCTGGCGCACGAGCTGCGCGCACGTCTGGATGCGGCTGCGGGCCTCGCGGGGGCTATGAGAAAGCTGGACCGGAGCGCCTGCAGG AACAAGCCCTGGAAGAAGCTGAGGAACATGGTGCAATGGTCGCCCTGTGTGGTTTCTTTCCGCAAGCGCTACCCCTGGGTCCAGCTGGCCGGCCATGCAG GCAACTTCAGGGCCGGCGATTTTGGCCGCATCCTGAAGAAGTACTGCCCCAGCGAGCAGCAATGCCTGGAGCGCCTGGTGTGTGACGCGCTGCAGCCCTACGTCCCAGCCTATTATGGGGTGGTGGAGCGCGATGGGGAGACCTACATCCAGATGGAGGACCTGCTGTCCGGCTTTGACGCGCCCTCcatcatggactgcaagatgggAGTCAG GACGTACCTcgaggaggagctggagaaggCGAGGCAGCAGCCCTGTCCGCGCAGAGACATGTACGACAAGATGGTGGCTGTGGACCCAGCGGCTCCCACGGCGGAAGAGCATGCACAGAGCGCTGTCCTGAAGCCCCGCTACATGCAGTGGAGGGAGACCCTCAGCTCCACCACCACGCTGGGCTTCCGCATCGAAGGCATCAAG aAAGCGGACGGCACCTGCAACACCAGCTTCAAGAAGACTCGCCAACCGGAGCAGGTGACGCAGGCCTTCTGGGACTTCGTGGACGGAGACAGGAGAGTCCTG ACCAGCTACCTGGAGCGGCTGCAGGAAGTCAGGATGGCGCTCGAACAGTCCGAGTTCTTCAAGACGCACGAG gTGGTGGGCAGCTCTCTTCTCTTCGTCCACGACCAGACGGGTCTGGCGCGGGTGTGGATGATCGACTTTGGCAAGACGGTGCCGCTGCCCGAGAAGCAGACTCTGACTCACCGCCTGCCCTGGCAGGAAGGCAACCGCGAGGACGGCTACCTCTGGGGCCTGGACAACCTCGTCGCCATCTTGGAGAGGATGTTGGGGGAGTGA